The Mycolicibacterium duvalii DNA window CCTGGGTCACGGGGTCCGCGGTGAGAACCGCACGGGGGATGAGGATGAGAGGCATGCGCAACTTCCGAGTCGGGGGAACAGCGGCGCTACAGATGTTAGATCCGCACGACCGGACGGGTCGCGCGGTGTGACGAAGTCGTCTGTGCACCAGTCGGTTTCATACCCGCCATGACTGTGACGACCGAAACAGTGCCGTAACGCTCCGGAAACCGGGCCGGGCTGTGGCGCTCACGACCCGTCGCCCCCGCCGACAAGGTCGGCGAGGAAGGCCGGCAGCCGGCCCGCGCCGAAGTCGAAGAAGCGGGCCCACCGGGGCTCGATGGAGATGCGCACCATTTGCGGATAGGTCGCACGCACGTTTCGTTCGAACTCGGTGAACGCGGCGTCATCCAGGGAATTGCGCGCCGACTCCAGGTACTCGTCGCTGACCCCCTCAACGGTGTCGAGGATCGCCACGCCGCGCACGAGAAGAGCTTTGGCCTCCTCCGGCGTGGAGCCGGTGTCGATGGTCAACGCGACCTCGGGACGGACCGCCAGTGCGCGCGCTTTCGGGGAGGTCGGCGCGGTGGACACGACGATGCGCTTGCCGTTCCAGTGAAACCCGACGGGAACGACGCGCGGGAAGCCGTCAGGGCCGTTGTAGGCCAACCGGGCCATCGCCCCCGAGAGCAACTGTTGGGCGCCAGGGTGAGCGAGTTCGCGAGCCAACTCCTCCGCAGTCATCATGCTGGCAGTCCTACTCCGCTCGAGCCCGGATGGACAGCCCCTACATTTCACGTCGTGCATGGAGACAAACGGCTACGCGCGCTCATCGCACGCAGGCACCGACTTCGCTGCTCTCATCGCGCAGACCGGAGGCGTATGGCAGCAGTGGGGGTGGGAGGTGCTCGAAAGAGACGGCTTCAACAAGCCGAACCGGTTCGGTTACGGGCCCGACGGCTACACCCTTCAGATCCAGGCGCCCCGAGCCAGCGCAAGCGCCTTCGCGGATCGGGTCGTCGCCCTGCTTTCCCGGCGACCGCCGCAGCGACACCGTACACAAGCCCGTCATGATCGAGCAGGACGCGGCACCGCAACCGTGAAGGACCGCGCCGCCGAGGCCCGAGAACAGAAAAAGCCGCAGACCTGAAGTAGGTCCACGGCTATTCCGATGTCTTGCGACATCACATTGTCGGGCTGACAGGATTTGAACCTGCGACCACTTGACCCCCAGGGAGCTCAAATGTGTGAACTGCTGTTCCGCTGCGTCGCATAGGTAATGGTCAGGGCGTTTTGCATGTCTCATCTGTGTCGCCTCATCTAGCGGCGTCTGAGCGTGTCTTGGGACATTGATGGGACACCGGGCCACGCAGCGATTCGACCCTCTCTGAGGCGCACCTTGGAGGTCGATGTATCCAGGAATCCCGGGTGATTCAGCTCCCCGAGCAGGACGCCCAGCTGGTCTCATAACGGCCGAGCCGTTGGCACTTTGCTAACACAAGCGGACGCGGCGATCTCACCGGTCACCACGTTGGCCCGTGAAAGCACCCTGGTTACCTCGGACGATCGAACGGTCGACCACTGGTGTGTAAATTTCGCAGCACTGAATTCCCTGTAGTTCAAGGTCGTTGCATGGATGCACATACGTCCAGCTCAGCCGTCTCGTCCGTGTCCAAACGTCCATGGCTATAGCGACTGTCGCTGCACGTCCTGGCACACTCTCGGCACAGCGGGGGTAGGGCCTTCCGCTGCGCAATGACGCCCTCGGGCGACGAGCGACGTTCGACGGCGCACACGACTGAAGCCGGCAACCGGACTGGCACACGACACCTCCTACCTGCGACTACAGGAATCCTGTAACAGCAGTTCAGGCCCATTATCGGATCTGCCGAGACGTGCGCCGGCGCCGAAGCCGGTACGCGATGATCAAGCCCACGGACAGCCCGACGTTTTGCAGCATGATCCGCCGCGCCCGGCGCATGGTTGAACGCTTGGGGCAGGTGGCGCAGGTCTTCGCCCATCAACGCCACGTCGGCGGTTTCGATGTCCACGTCGGCGCACCTCCCATCGCGACACCCACGTCGGCGGTGCCAGCGCAGGAGCGTCGTTCACGCCATCGTCGACCATCGCCGTGAGCCGCTGGGCCCGAAGTCGCGGCGCTGCTGATCAAAGTTGCTTCTACTTCACTGGCACTTGTCAATGTTGTTAAGGGGGGCCGAAGGAAGGTTGTCTTGCGTAATCGCTAGTCGGGCCCGTGCGGTGCCCGCCGTGTCATTAGTCACCACATGGTGCCGTGCTGCGGCAACTACCAGTGCCTGTGGCGGCTCCGTCCGGTGGGAGTTGCTTGCTTCGGTTCAGCGGCCCGGTCCCATCGTGCCGTGACCCATGCCGGGACCCATCATTCCGTGGCCCATGCCAGGTCCCATCATCCCGCCGCCCATCATTCCGCTCATCATCGCCGGCATCCCTTCAACGACGAATCCGGTGACTTCGCGGGCGTGTTCGCGAATGGCGTTGGTCAGTTCTGGGTCGCTGGAGGTTTCGACCACCACCACGCCGCTGGGTGTGAGCGTGATCTGACGTTGATAATCGGCAGCGCGGCGGAACAGGGTGGGCAGGCTTGAGCTCATGCAGGTGACTTCACTGCCCTGATCGAGGTGGGTGTACATCGATGAGACGTGGGCCTGCAGTTCGGTGACGAGGTCGGCGGAGTCGGATTCGGTGGTGGTGCGCACGCCTCCGGGAATCTCTTCCACGCTGCGTCGAAGCTCCTGATGCCGCATGAACATGTTCATGTAGGCGCGCATGTCCATGCCGGTCGCGCCACCCATCCCGGGTTGGGCACGGCTGATTGGTATGTCGATAATGTTGCGCAAGACATACCCCAGGCCGAAGAGGGCCCCACCGGTGGCGAGCATTCTCAGCGCCGCTCGCCTGCTCATTCCGGTCATTTCCGATGATCCCTTCGCGTGCTCGACGTGTGCCGTGACAATCGCGTTGTGGGCGAACGCGCGGTGCGAGTTGCGTCCGTCTTGGGGCTATGGCGGCTTCGTGGCCGACGATGGCCGACTCGACGAGACAACGTGAAATTGCTGCCGTCGCAGCGTGAACCTGTGCTTGTGCGCTACGGCCGAGGTGTGGTTGGAGTGGTTGTCGGCGGCTGCGACTGGCCGGGCCCCCAGGGGCCAGAGGGCCCCATGTTCCCCGGTGGCCACGAGCCCTGCGGTCCCATCATGCCGGGTCCCATCATGCCGGGTCCCATCATGCCGGGCGTTCCTTGACAGTGCCCCCGATTGCCGCCGAAACCGTCGGTGGCCCTGCCGATGAAGAACCCGGAAAAGAACACCACCGCAACGATGAACACCGCAGCGGCGGCAATACCACTCCACGCCAAGGCGTGGTTCACCCCTCTGCGCTGTCCGGCCGCGGCGATTCGTTCGCTCGTTGATTCAGGTGTATCGGTCATTCTTTCAATCTCCTTCGCTGCATCCATTTTTGAGGTCCTCGGTCGACTGGCACCGCGCTATCGGCCGACGCTGAGCTGTCGGCACGTGAGTCATCGCGGTTCCTGGTGTTCGCGCAGCAGCGTCATCCGCCGCAGATACTCATCCTCATCGATGTCGCCGCGCGCAAACCGTTGGGCTAGAGCATCTTCCGGCCGCGACCAGGTCCCTGAATCCGTGCGGTTGCGCTGTGCATCGCTACCGGCGAGATGCCGAACGGCCAGCACGACCGCGGTGATCAGGGCGGCCGACAACAGCACCATCACCACGCCCATGAGGATCCAGCCGCCCCATCCCCAACCGCCCCACATGCAGTCGTCTGTGCCGTACATCATGGTGGTGAACCCCTTTCATCTGACTGGCCGGGAAATGTCTCACCTGACACCACGATGGACTGGCAGGGCGCTCGGGCGGTAGGGCCGATGTGCCTCAACATGCCCGCAAGCCGTGCCGAAACCAGAAAGTGCCTGTCTCCGTAGTTCGGCGGCATTGGCTCGAGGATCATTTTCCTGCTACCTCTCAGCGTGAACCCTATTCTCCAATACCCCTGCGGGTATAGCAAGGGCGGTTTTCGGGGCGGATCCAACACGGCGTGGCGATCCGTGCCGCTCCGGCGACCCGACCGCCCGCGGATATGCCCTTGACCGGCCCTGTGTGCGCGGTGTGGTGTGTGGGTTGGCATGCGGCCTCAGCCCGGTTCGCTTTCCCTGCCACGGGGCGTGTGCGCTGATGGAGATTGTCGGACAACTCCCGCCGATCATGAAGGCGCCGCTGCTGTGTGGGCTGTTGCTGGTTGGTCGGCCGGTGCAAGGGGCAGGGGCTTGGCGCGGCCGGCGCGCACACCGTTGGCGATGACGACGACCTCGGCCAGCTCGTGGACCAGCACGACGGCGGCCAGACCGAGCACACCGAGCAGCGCCAGCGGTATCAACACGATGATCAGCGCAAGTGACAGGCCGACGTTTTGCAGCATGATCCGTCGGGCGCGGCGGGCGTGGCTGAATGCCTGCGGCAGGTGGCGCAGGTCTTCACCCATCAATGCCACGTCGGCGGTCTCGATGGCTACGTCGGTGCCCATCGCCCCCATCGCGATACCGAGGTCGGCGGTGGCCAGGGCGGGGGCGTCGTTGATCCCGTCGCCGACCATGGCTGTGTTGCGCTGGGCACGCAGCTCTTCGATGAGCCGCGCCTTGTCCTCGGGACGTAGCTCGGCGTGCACGTCATCGATACCGACATCTTTGGCGAGCGCGGCGGCGGTGGTGCGATTGTCGCCGGTGAGCATCGCGATGTGGAAGCCGTCGCGGCGCAGCTGGGCGGCGACCTCGGCCGCCTCGGGACGGAGTTCGTCGCGCACGGCGATCGCGCCGACCGTTTGGCCGTCGTTTTCGACGAGCACGGCGGTGGCGCCGGCCTGCTGCATCCGTACCACGGCATCCGCCAACGCGCCCGCATCGAGCCACCCGGGGCGGCCCAGGCGAATCGTGTCGCCGTCGCGGCGGCCGGTGAGCCCGGCGCCGGTCACCGCCTGCACGTCAGTAGCCGGGGTGACCTCGTCGACGGCGGCCAGGATCGCCGCGGCCAGCGGGTGTTCACTGCGCGCTTCCAGCGCTGCGGCCAGATCGAGCACCTGCTCGCGAGTGGCGCCGTGGGTAGTGGCCACCTCGACGACAGCGGGCCGATTGGCGGTCAGGGTGCCGGTCTTGACCAGGGCGACGCCGCGCACCCCACCGATCGCGGCGACCACGGTCACGGGCACCGAGATCGCCAACGCGCACGGCGAGGCCGCGACCAGTACCACCAGAGCACGTTCGATCCACACGGCCGGATCGCCGAGCAGGCTGCCGATCACTGCAATCAGGGCCGCGGCGATCATCACCCCGGGCACCAGCGGCTTGGCGATGCGGTCGGCCAATCGCTGAGAGGCGCCCTTGCGAGACTGTTCGGCCTCCACAATCTTCACGATGCGGGCCAGCGAGTTGTCCTCGGAGGTGGTGGTGACCTCGACCTCCAGCACGCCGGTGCCGTTGATCGAGCCGGCGAACACCTCGTGGCCCGGTTCGGCTTCCACGGGCACCGACTCACCAGTGATGGCCGAGAAATCCAGCGCGGTGCGGCCGTTCCGGATAATGCCGTCGGTGGCGATCCGCTCACCGGGCTTGACCAGCATTCGGTCTCCGACACGCAATTCACTTGAGGGCACGACCATCTCGGTGTCGCCGACCTCGGCGACGGAGCGATGAAGACTTGACGCGGTTCGACACCAGCTGCGGCAAGCGCGGTGAGCTACGGACCGAGGTCCTCTCCTGCGGTGCTCGAGCGTCCGGATCGCTTTGTCGCACCACCACCGTCTCGTTCCGACATCGAGGATCTAAGACATGCCGTGTGAGATAAGACATGAGACACCGCGACCTGGCGCGATGCGACTACAGCGTGAGCCATGCAAGGCCGTCTCATTTCTTTAGAAACGAGATTCAGGGTGGGGTGCGGAGAGGCCTCTGATTGGGGGTGATCCCTTAGCGATGGCGTCCATAATTGGCACATGAGAGTGGAGATTCTCTATTTCGACGGATGCCCGAACTGGCAGGAAGTCGGTGCGCGTGTGGACGCGGCAGCAGCAGGACTGGTTGACGTCGAGATCACCTATCGGCGAGTCACTACGGACACAGAGGCGGCGGCCTTGCCGTTCGCGGGCTCTCCAACCATCCTCCTCGATGACACAGACGCTTTTGACGATGCGCTGCCGGTGACCGAGTTGGCGTGCCGGCTGTACCAGACCGATGCGGGCCTGATGGGGTTGCCGACGGTCACACAGCTGACCGGGGCGTTGCGGCGCCGGGCTGCTGATCGACTCATTGACGGCTTGTGAACCGGGCTCTATATTCGCGCGTCCTGCTAGAAAACGAGACAGTGGCCCTATCCACGTTCCAAGGCCTGGTCGAGTGCGGTGGTCAGGTCGTCGTAGCTGCGGGGCTGGATCCGTTCGTCGTTGATAAAAAAGGTGGGAGTTCCCTGCACGCCGAGTGCGGTGCCGTCGGCGATGTCGAGTTGGATGCGTTCCAGGGTCGCGGGGTCGTTGTAGGTGGCGTCGAAGGCCTCCATGTCCAGGCCCAGTTGTTGGGCGAAGCCGCGGAACACGTCATCGGCGGGGATCTGCTTTTCGCCCCACTGGGCTTGTGTCTCATACATTTTGCGGTACATGGCTTCGAGTTGGCCTTGCTGGGCGGCGGCTTCCACCGCGCGTGCGGCGCGTTCGGCGTTGAAGTGGGATCGCAGCGGAAAGTAGCGCAGCACGAAGTTCACCCGGTCGCCGTACTCGGCGCGCAGCTGCTCGACCGCGGGATAGAGCGCCCGGCAGCCTTCGCACTCGAAGTCGAGGAACTCGACGAAATAGACCTCGCTGTCGGGTACTGAGTTGAGTCGGTGACTGTTCTCCCTGACCGTCTGCCCGGCTGGTGACCCGTCAAGTGCGATGTCGGGAGCTGAGTCCTTGTCGCGAACGGAGAGAAACACCACGGTCCCCACCATTGCGACCGCGATGACGAAGACCGTGAGGAGCACGCGGGTGTTGGCCAGGATCGAGCCGAGGCCCTTCATGTTCATATCAACGTACTTTAGTATATCGATATGGCCGAGCCGCTCGATACGTGCGATCTTCTGTGTTTAGGCCTGCTCCACGCGGAGGAGATCCGGGCCGCGGTGCCCGACAGCGCCACGGTGCAGGCCGCCGCCGCGGCCGCGCGTGGGTTGGGGGATGGCACCCGGCTGTCCATTACGGCCGCGTTGGCCGCGGGCGAGGAATTGTGCGTCTGCGACGTGGCCTGGGTGGTCGGGTTGTCTCAAGGTTTGGTGTCGCACCATCTGCGCCAGCTTAAGAATGCGTCACTGGTGTCCTCGCGGCGCCAGGGGAAGATGGTCATGTATCGGCTGACCGAGCGCGGGCGACAGTTGACGGCAGCGGTGCTGACCGGTGTGGCCGCGGTTGCTGGAGTAAGCCCGAATCGTGGCTGATGCTTGCTGTAGCCCGCAGTCCGCGGCCGACTTCCGGGCGGACGTGAAAAGCGTTGACAAGTAACAGTTTTGCAGCTGGTCGCGGTATCAGTCTTGCTGCGATGCCCGAGCTGCCGACCGCAGGATAGGAGCGTGAGTGTGATGCCGAGGATCAGTGCGCAGGCCCGCCTTGTGTATCGAGACGAGATGGACGCCGCCAGGAAAGCCGACGATTCGCTGGTGCGGTGGCGACATTTGGAGCGGGCTCACATCGTGTCGCAGCCAGATCCGTGGCTGCACACCGGCAACCACGCCGCCATGCTGGTGTTGGCCGTGCGCCAGCGCAACCGCCGCGAAGCACTCGGGCAGGTGCTGCGCCTCATTGTCGCTGCCCCCGGGTCGATGACCGGTCGGTATCCCGTCGGCAACACCGGCCGCGTCACGGCAGGACTGATGACACCGATGCCCATTCCCGACGACCTCGCCGCAGCCGTAACCAGCAGATGAACACCGCCACGGCGACCGGGCCCTCGAAGCTGCCGTCGGTGTGGGGCGTCAGCGCTCGGTGGTCAGCCGGTCCAGTAGCGGCCGTAGGTCTTCGGCTAGTAGTGCCATGAGGTACACCGCGGCGACTCTGTGCTGGCGGTCGAGGACCATGGTGGTGGGCACCACGCTGGTCGGATAGCTGCGTCCCAGTGTGATGAGGCTGCGCATTGCGGGGTCGAAGATGGAGGGATATTGCACGTTGCGGTCGGTGACGAAATCGCGTGCGGTGTCGCGGTTGTCGCGGACGTCGATACCGAGGAACTGCACGCCGCGGTCGCGATATTCGCCGTACACCGTTTCCAGCTCCGGAGTTTCGGTGCGGCATGGCGCACACCAGGAGCCCCACACATTGATGAGGACGACCTTTCCGGTGAAATCCGACAGCCGGATCGGTTCGTCGGTGAACAGATCGGGTCCGCTCAGATTGCCGATCGTGCCCCGTGTCGAGGGAGGGTCGTAGAAGATCGCGGTCTTGCCGCCGGGTGAGACGAAGTCGAAGGTGCCGCCTTGGGCGACGGCATCCTCGCCGGTGGTGCAGCCGGTGACCGAGGCTGTTGCGACGACAAGGGCTGCCACGACGGCGACAGATCGCCTGAGGCTAGTCACGAGTACTCCTCTCGACGATCACGTTGTCGCCGATTCCACCGCCGGTGTTCATGACTGCCTAGTTGTCGAAGGCAAGGCCGCTGACCAGGATGAAGATGCCCAGGGCGATCAGGACGATCGGGAACAGGACGTGTTCCCAGCGTTCGAGGACTTCGGCGATCGGCCGGCGGGTGGCGACGAATCGGGCGGCGATGACGAGGACCGCGACGAGCACGAGGAAGACGACGCAGTAGGCCACCACGGCTGCCGGTCCCACGCTCAAGAAGACCGGAACGTAGACCCCGATGTTGTCTCCGCCATTGGCGAAGGTGACTGCTGCGACGGTTAAGACACCGACGTTCTTGCCGGCGACCTTGTTATCGTCGTCATCGTCGTCGTTGCCACGCCAGGCTCCCCATGCCGCCCACAGTCCCAGGGCCAGGGGGATGAGCCCGAAGTACGGGATGACGTGCGGGGGAAGGAATGCTCCGGCACCCAGCGTCACCAGCACAGCCGCGCCGAGGATTCCCGCGAATCCCAGGTATTGCCCGGCGGTGATCCGGGCCGTGGTCCCGCGTTGTCCCGCGCCGCGGGCGAAGAACAACGAGAGCACGATGATGTCGTCGATGTTGGTGACGATGAACAGGCCGATCGCGGGCAGAACAGACGACAGGATCATGGGGCTCCCCCCGTGTCTGCGGTGTCGCTGACCGGGCGACTAGCCACAACGCCGGTGTGGCCGGCGGTCACGACGGCGCGCCCACTGGCGCCGCGCGGGTATGGCTGGGTGCCGGATCGATCGGTGCGGCGGCCAGCGGTGTGGTGCGTCCGGCTCGCACACCGTTGGCGATGACCACGATCTCGGCGAGTTCGTGGACCAGCACCACCGCGGCCAGCCCGAGCACCCCGAACAGCGCCAGCGGCACCAACGCGATGATCAGGCCCAGGGACAGGCCGACGTTTTGCAGCATGATCCGCCGCGCCCGGCGGGCATGGCGGAACGTTTGGGGCAGGTGGCGCAGGTCTTCGCCCATCAACGCGACGTCGGCGGTTTCGATGGCCACGTCGGTGCCCATCGCGCCCATCGCGATGCCCACGTCGGCGGTGGCCAGCGCAGGAGCGTCGTTGACGCCGTCGCCGACCATCGCCGTGG harbors:
- a CDS encoding ArsR/SmtB family transcription factor: MAEPLDTCDLLCLGLLHAEEIRAAVPDSATVQAAAAAARGLGDGTRLSITAALAAGEELCVCDVAWVVGLSQGLVSHHLRQLKNASLVSSRRQGKMVMYRLTERGRQLTAAVLTGVAAVAGVSPNRG
- a CDS encoding DsbA family protein, encoding MNMKGLGSILANTRVLLTVFVIAVAMVGTVVFLSVRDKDSAPDIALDGSPAGQTVRENSHRLNSVPDSEVYFVEFLDFECEGCRALYPAVEQLRAEYGDRVNFVLRYFPLRSHFNAERAARAVEAAAQQGQLEAMYRKMYETQAQWGEKQIPADDVFRGFAQQLGLDMEAFDATYNDPATLERIQLDIADGTALGVQGTPTFFINDERIQPRSYDDLTTALDQALERG
- a CDS encoding pyridoxamine 5'-phosphate oxidase family protein, translated to MTAEELARELAHPGAQQLLSGAMARLAYNGPDGFPRVVPVGFHWNGKRIVVSTAPTSPKARALAVRPEVALTIDTGSTPEEAKALLVRGVAILDTVEGVSDEYLESARNSLDDAAFTEFERNVRATYPQMVRISIEPRWARFFDFGAGRLPAFLADLVGGGDGS
- a CDS encoding DUF3703 domain-containing protein, coding for MPRISAQARLVYRDEMDAARKADDSLVRWRHLERAHIVSQPDPWLHTGNHAAMLVLAVRQRNRREALGQVLRLIVAAPGSMTGRYPVGNTGRVTAGLMTPMPIPDDLAAAVTSR
- a CDS encoding SHOCT domain-containing protein, which encodes MMYGTDDCMWGGWGWGGWILMGVVMVLLSAALITAVVLAVRHLAGSDAQRNRTDSGTWSRPEDALAQRFARGDIDEDEYLRRMTLLREHQEPR
- a CDS encoding TlpA family protein disulfide reductase — its product is MTSLRRSVAVVAALVVATASVTGCTTGEDAVAQGGTFDFVSPGGKTAIFYDPPSTRGTIGNLSGPDLFTDEPIRLSDFTGKVVLINVWGSWCAPCRTETPELETVYGEYRDRGVQFLGIDVRDNRDTARDFVTDRNVQYPSIFDPAMRSLITLGRSYPTSVVPTTMVLDRQHRVAAVYLMALLAEDLRPLLDRLTTER
- a CDS encoding cadmium resistance transporter, giving the protein MILSSVLPAIGLFIVTNIDDIIVLSLFFARGAGQRGTTARITAGQYLGFAGILGAAVLVTLGAGAFLPPHVIPYFGLIPLALGLWAAWGAWRGNDDDDDDNKVAGKNVGVLTVAAVTFANGGDNIGVYVPVFLSVGPAAVVAYCVVFLVLVAVLVIAARFVATRRPIAEVLERWEHVLFPIVLIALGIFILVSGLAFDN